From a single Adhaeribacter swui genomic region:
- a CDS encoding aldehyde dehydrogenase family protein, translating into MAATYQNLNKQFIDGQWRDGSENDQLDNLNPFDDSVINSFKSASTQDVDEAFRVAKERSKTWSQSNPLERRQILLKAVEIFQERKEEAIEWLVKEAGSTVLKAQIEFQNTCDMLLEASGYPSRMHGMIIPSGISGKESYVYRKALGVVALISPWNFPLYLSMRTIAPALAVGNTVVVKPASQSPVTGGTFTAKVLEEAGLPAGVLNVVVGKSSVIGDYFTGHPASRLISFTGSTPVGKGIGKIGGEGLKKLALELGGNNAFIILDDADINRAVDSVVFGRFLHQGQICMSTNRILIHESIAAEFTQKLVVKTKTLKYGNPAEPDTFIGPLIDNKSVKRVLDLIDRSVKAGAKVEIGGTAEGNVVLPTILTNVNKDSPIFQEEVFGPAAGIITFKDDEEAIALANGTDFGLSGALHTRDLQRGIQLAKRVETGMIHINDQSVNDEPSTPFGGEKDSGVGRFGNGFILDEMTTVQWISVQVTPREYPI; encoded by the coding sequence ATGGCAGCAACATACCAAAATCTAAATAAACAATTTATAGATGGCCAATGGCGCGATGGCAGCGAAAATGACCAACTAGATAACCTGAACCCGTTTGATGATTCGGTAATTAATTCCTTTAAAAGCGCCAGCACCCAGGATGTAGACGAAGCTTTTCGGGTAGCTAAAGAACGGTCAAAAACCTGGAGCCAGAGCAACCCGCTCGAACGTAGGCAAATCTTATTAAAAGCCGTCGAAATTTTTCAGGAACGTAAAGAAGAAGCTATTGAGTGGCTCGTGAAAGAAGCCGGCAGTACGGTATTAAAAGCCCAGATTGAATTCCAAAATACCTGCGACATGCTGTTGGAGGCTTCGGGTTACCCTAGCCGGATGCACGGCATGATTATTCCTTCGGGTATCAGTGGCAAAGAAAGTTACGTGTACCGCAAAGCTTTGGGGGTGGTGGCTTTAATCAGCCCCTGGAACTTTCCACTGTATTTATCGATGCGTACCATTGCGCCGGCGCTGGCAGTGGGCAACACCGTAGTGGTGAAACCCGCTTCGCAATCGCCGGTTACCGGGGGTACTTTTACGGCCAAAGTTTTGGAAGAAGCCGGTTTGCCGGCCGGAGTTTTAAACGTGGTAGTGGGTAAGTCCAGCGTTATCGGCGATTATTTTACTGGTCACCCGGCGAGCCGCTTAATTTCGTTTACCGGTTCTACGCCCGTGGGCAAAGGCATTGGCAAAATTGGCGGCGAAGGCTTAAAAAAACTAGCGTTGGAACTGGGCGGCAACAACGCTTTTATTATTCTGGACGATGCCGATATAAACCGGGCTGTAGATTCGGTGGTTTTTGGGCGGTTTTTGCACCAGGGACAAATTTGCATGTCCACGAACCGCATTTTGATTCACGAAAGTATCGCGGCAGAGTTTACCCAAAAGCTGGTAGTAAAAACTAAAACCTTAAAATACGGCAACCCCGCTGAACCAGATACTTTTATAGGGCCTTTGATTGATAACAAATCTGTAAAACGCGTTTTAGATTTAATTGACCGATCGGTAAAAGCGGGCGCTAAGGTGGAAATAGGTGGCACCGCCGAAGGCAATGTAGTATTACCTACCATTTTAACCAACGTTAATAAAGATAGCCCCATCTTTCAGGAAGAAGTTTTTGGCCCGGCAGCCGGTATTATCACGTTTAAAGACGATGAAGAAGCCATTGCGTTAGCCAACGGTACCGATTTTGGTTTAAGCGGTGCCCTGCATACCCGCGACTTGCAACGGGGCATTCAGTTAGCGAAACGCGTAGAAACCGGCATGATTCACATCAACGATCAATCGGTGAACGATGAACCCAGTACCCCCTTCGGCGGCGAAAAAGATTCCGGCGTTGGTCGGTTTGGCAACGGCTTTATCCTGGACGAAATGACTACCGTGCAATGGATCAGTGTGCAGGTTACTCCGCGCGAGTATCCGATTTAG
- the wrbA gene encoding NAD(P)H:quinone oxidoreductase has protein sequence MSQVKLAVIYYSATGTNYQLAQWAAEGGQQAGAETKVLKVKELAPAENIAQNPAWQAHIEATKDVPQVSLNDLEWADAIIFSMPTRYGNLPAQLKEFLDSTGGLWSQGKLANKVVSGMTSAQNPHGGQESTLLALYNTMYHWGAIVAAPGYTDAVLFAAGGNPYGTSVAVDREGMKTDVREAVIHQAQRTVTVAGWVKQGLNA, from the coding sequence ATGAGTCAAGTAAAATTAGCGGTTATTTATTACAGCGCTACCGGTACCAATTACCAACTGGCCCAATGGGCTGCCGAAGGAGGGCAACAAGCCGGTGCCGAAACCAAAGTTTTAAAAGTAAAAGAACTGGCACCTGCCGAAAACATTGCGCAAAATCCGGCATGGCAAGCGCACATCGAAGCTACTAAAGACGTACCGCAAGTTTCGTTAAATGATTTGGAGTGGGCCGACGCCATTATTTTTAGTATGCCGACGCGTTACGGAAATTTGCCCGCGCAATTAAAAGAGTTCTTAGATTCTACCGGTGGTTTGTGGAGCCAGGGAAAACTAGCCAACAAAGTAGTAAGCGGCATGACTTCGGCGCAAAACCCGCACGGTGGTCAGGAATCTACCTTGCTGGCTTTATACAACACCATGTACCACTGGGGCGCTATTGTTGCAGCTCCGGGCTACACCGATGCCGTACTTTTTGCCGCCGGCGGTAACCCGTACGGTACCAGCGTAGCCGTGGACCGGGAAGGCATGAAAACCGATGTGCGCGAAGCCGTAATCCACCAGGCTCAAAGAACAGTAACCGTAGCGGGTTGGGTAAAACAAGGCTTAAATGCGTAA
- a CDS encoding alpha-L-rhamnosidase-related protein, whose product MRKLQQTQNFKKKESSQAALWQSEQYAIYPDRVVQQEFTAQAVSITKITSNYHSPTNEFLNPRLIFKFCLNGQDNEMPFGVDHQFTCLPQNGTCETPLITFGEPLKNTAELPVNSFLTPNTKLKIRLDLRPVLAAFESPGFYTCFNGHRIYKADFKSVFVAGNVAPLTWDFDKLVHTPELELKEINNSGIYEVTLLLNPDQEEQALTKTWQLSRDVSSYPQYTSDYPLLNALYNLHLQEMLNAIEADNTFRTGQEWAGVWTRDISYSIILSMAMLQPQVAQNSLLQKVTSSKRIVQDTGTGGAYPISSDRVVWVIAAWEIYKANQDRAWLQEVYLISKNSLEDDLKNTFNPESGLFRGESSFLDWREQSYPAWMQPADIYESECLGTNAVFYRALVILAQMADLLHEQPAARKYQQIAENLKNSINQHLWLPEKGYYAQYRYGRHFKIISPRAEALGEALCVLFNVANLAQQQTLVANTPVTAFGISCIYPQTPHISPYHNNGIWPFVQAYWLLACAKAGNEQALAESMAAFIRPAALFLTNKENFVASNGDFAGTQINSDNMLWSLAGSLSMVYQVIFGITFKSNELLFKPIIPEIFKGKHQLTNFKYLNATLDIDVEGFGNKIKTITLDGKPLTNATIPANLTGKHLIKIELANNQFAEKEINKVPFDFSPATPVVAYHAGILSWQKVEGAVLYAVLQNGQIFKKTTDWQVPVPVKAYAEYQVIAHDAQGHESFASEPFIVAPEEVTQIYQLEQKTFLPELDCSGFSGSGFAEISTQENKNLKIAVTAPETGVYALDFRYANGEGPINTSNKCAFRTLKKDELQVGTLVFPQRGFHHWSDWGYSNAVKVKLDKGTHQLALTLDEVNRNMHGEVNRAILDYLRVIKMSD is encoded by the coding sequence ATGAGGAAATTGCAGCAAACGCAAAATTTTAAAAAAAAAGAAAGTAGCCAAGCCGCTCTTTGGCAGTCGGAGCAATACGCGATATACCCCGACCGGGTGGTGCAACAGGAATTTACCGCTCAAGCGGTTTCAATAACCAAAATAACTTCAAACTACCACAGCCCGACGAATGAATTTTTAAATCCGCGTCTAATTTTTAAATTCTGCCTGAACGGCCAGGATAACGAAATGCCGTTTGGGGTCGATCATCAGTTTACTTGCTTGCCGCAGAACGGAACCTGCGAAACGCCCCTGATTACTTTTGGCGAACCCTTAAAAAATACGGCGGAACTACCAGTAAATTCTTTTCTGACCCCTAATACCAAATTAAAAATTCGCTTGGATTTACGCCCGGTACTCGCGGCTTTCGAAAGTCCAGGATTTTACACTTGTTTTAACGGCCACCGGATTTATAAAGCCGATTTTAAGAGTGTATTTGTGGCGGGTAATGTGGCTCCTTTAACCTGGGATTTTGATAAACTAGTGCATACCCCAGAGTTGGAGTTAAAAGAAATAAATAACAGCGGTATTTACGAAGTTACCTTGCTCCTGAATCCGGACCAGGAAGAGCAGGCTCTAACCAAAACTTGGCAACTATCCCGGGATGTAAGCAGTTATCCGCAGTACACATCCGATTATCCTTTGCTTAATGCGCTGTATAACCTGCATCTACAGGAAATGCTAAATGCCATTGAAGCCGATAATACGTTCCGGACCGGTCAGGAGTGGGCGGGGGTTTGGACCCGCGATATTAGCTACAGCATTATCTTGTCCATGGCTATGCTGCAGCCCCAGGTAGCTCAAAATAGCCTCTTGCAGAAAGTAACCTCCAGTAAACGTATTGTTCAGGATACCGGTACCGGCGGAGCTTACCCAATTTCTTCGGACCGGGTAGTATGGGTAATTGCCGCTTGGGAAATCTATAAGGCTAACCAGGATAGGGCGTGGTTGCAAGAAGTTTATTTGATAAGTAAAAACTCGCTGGAAGATGATTTAAAAAATACGTTTAATCCAGAATCCGGATTATTTCGGGGAGAGTCTTCTTTCCTGGACTGGCGGGAGCAATCGTATCCGGCCTGGATGCAACCCGCCGATATTTACGAATCAGAATGCCTGGGCACCAACGCGGTTTTTTACCGTGCCTTGGTTATTTTGGCGCAAATGGCCGACTTACTGCATGAGCAGCCCGCCGCCCGGAAGTACCAGCAAATTGCCGAAAATTTAAAAAATAGCATTAACCAGCACTTATGGCTCCCCGAAAAAGGATATTACGCGCAATACCGGTATGGCCGACATTTTAAAATAATATCGCCTAGGGCCGAGGCGCTCGGCGAAGCCTTGTGCGTACTCTTTAACGTAGCTAATCTGGCACAGCAACAAACGCTGGTAGCTAATACCCCAGTAACGGCTTTTGGTATTTCTTGCATTTACCCGCAAACACCCCATATTTCGCCGTATCATAATAACGGAATTTGGCCATTTGTGCAAGCTTACTGGTTGCTGGCTTGCGCCAAAGCTGGTAACGAGCAAGCGCTTGCCGAGAGTATGGCGGCTTTTATCCGGCCGGCAGCATTGTTTTTGACCAACAAAGAAAACTTTGTGGCCAGCAATGGCGATTTTGCCGGTACCCAAATTAACTCCGATAACATGCTCTGGAGCTTGGCCGGTAGCCTGAGTATGGTTTATCAGGTAATTTTCGGGATAACTTTTAAATCAAACGAGCTGCTTTTTAAACCAATAATCCCGGAAATTTTTAAAGGAAAACACCAGCTTACTAACTTTAAATACCTGAATGCTACACTGGATATTGATGTAGAAGGTTTCGGGAATAAAATAAAAACCATTACCCTCGACGGCAAACCGCTAACCAATGCCACAATCCCGGCCAATTTAACCGGTAAGCACCTGATAAAAATAGAATTGGCCAACAACCAGTTCGCCGAAAAAGAAATAAACAAAGTACCCTTTGATTTTTCGCCGGCAACGCCTGTTGTAGCTTATCATGCTGGCATTTTATCCTGGCAAAAAGTAGAAGGCGCTGTTTTATACGCGGTATTGCAGAATGGCCAAATTTTTAAAAAAACTACCGATTGGCAAGTACCTGTGCCAGTTAAGGCTTACGCCGAATATCAGGTAATTGCCCATGATGCCCAAGGCCACGAATCTTTTGCCAGCGAACCTTTTATAGTTGCCCCCGAAGAAGTTACCCAGATTTACCAACTGGAGCAAAAAACTTTTCTACCGGAATTAGATTGCTCGGGTTTTTCGGGCAGCGGCTTTGCAGAGATAAGTACCCAGGAAAATAAAAATTTAAAAATAGCAGTTACCGCGCCGGAAACCGGAGTATATGCTCTGGATTTCCGGTACGCGAATGGCGAAGGCCCCATCAACACCAGTAACAAATGCGCTTTCCGTACCCTTAAAAAAGACGAACTGCAGGTAGGTACCCTTGTTTTTCCGCAGCGGGGTTTTCATCATTGGTCGGATTGGGGCTATTCGAATGCTGTAAAAGTAAAATTAGATAAAGGAACGCACCAGTTGGCGCTAACTCTCGACGAAGTTAATCGAAACATGCACGGCGAAGTAAACCGGGCTATATTGGATTACCTCCGGGTTATTAAAATGTCAGATTAA
- a CDS encoding response regulator, giving the protein MGRKTFLVDDDAISALLTKHLLKMHQFTGEIITFHQPEDALNSIIDSITNELPALLLLDLNMPFLSGWQFLDALAPYQQTLITACKIYILTSSLEYADELKSKEYPLVTGFIQKPIRSEDIQNIQNELNKG; this is encoded by the coding sequence ATGGGCCGGAAAACTTTTTTGGTGGATGATGATGCCATTAGTGCTTTGTTAACCAAACACTTGTTAAAAATGCATCAGTTTACTGGCGAAATCATTACTTTTCATCAGCCCGAAGATGCGTTAAACAGTATTATTGATAGTATAACCAACGAGTTGCCAGCTTTGCTATTACTGGATTTAAACATGCCGTTTTTAAGTGGCTGGCAGTTTCTGGATGCTTTAGCCCCGTATCAGCAAACTTTAATAACTGCCTGTAAAATTTATATTCTCACTTCTTCCCTGGAATATGCCGACGAGCTAAAAAGCAAAGAATATCCTTTAGTAACCGGTTTTATTCAGAAACCCATCCGGTCGGAGGATATTCAAAATATTCAAAACGAATTAAATAAAGGCTAA
- a CDS encoding DUF1624 domain-containing protein produces the protein MQRINAIDFARGLVMIIMALDHTRELLHITSQTQSPTDLNTTTAALFFTRWITHFCAPVFVFLAGTSAYLSRQRIRNVALSRRFLLSRGIWLVVLECTVVSFGIWFDLQFRTLLLQVIAVIGLSFIILALLLRLSSKTIGLIGLMIILGHNLLDYLPLNNNSAVVQLIMPLFRSAVFPVTPQFTIVLAYPLVPWLGIMLAGFGAGPLFSLPVATRKAIFLKICLATFSFFLLLRFSNFYGDPATWSGQKNSIFTFLSFINVTKYPPSLLFTCLTLSVLFLVLAFAEDLKGKLVKIITIYGRVPLFYYILHWYLLHTIMLVVVFLQGYQWADLKFGVFQFGRPEQPSGVGLGATYLIWFSVVVVLYPFCNWFQKYKASHPQKQWLRFL, from the coding sequence ATGCAGCGCATTAACGCGATTGATTTTGCAAGAGGACTCGTGATGATAATTATGGCCCTGGATCATACGCGGGAACTGTTGCACATAACCTCGCAAACGCAAAGCCCTACCGATTTAAATACCACTACGGCTGCCTTGTTTTTTACCCGCTGGATTACCCATTTCTGCGCGCCTGTTTTTGTGTTTCTGGCGGGTACGTCGGCCTATCTTTCGCGGCAACGAATCAGGAATGTAGCGCTTAGCCGGCGTTTTTTGCTTAGTCGGGGTATTTGGCTAGTGGTGCTGGAGTGTACCGTGGTTTCGTTCGGTATTTGGTTCGATTTGCAGTTCCGGACCTTGTTGCTGCAGGTTATCGCGGTTATCGGGCTTAGTTTTATCATTCTGGCTTTATTGCTTCGGTTATCGAGTAAAACAATCGGGCTTATCGGGTTAATGATTATTCTGGGGCATAATTTACTGGATTACCTGCCCCTGAATAACAACTCGGCGGTAGTACAATTAATCATGCCTTTGTTCCGCTCGGCCGTTTTTCCGGTTACTCCGCAGTTTACGATTGTATTGGCGTACCCGCTGGTACCGTGGTTAGGAATTATGCTGGCTGGGTTTGGCGCCGGGCCCTTGTTTAGTTTACCGGTAGCTACCCGAAAAGCCATTTTTTTAAAAATTTGCCTGGCAACTTTCAGTTTTTTTCTGCTGCTGCGGTTTAGCAATTTCTACGGCGATCCAGCAACTTGGTCCGGTCAAAAAAACAGCATTTTTACGTTTCTTTCTTTTATTAACGTTACCAAATATCCGCCTTCGCTGCTCTTTACCTGCCTAACCTTAAGTGTACTATTTTTAGTTCTGGCTTTTGCGGAAGACCTTAAAGGAAAGCTGGTGAAAATTATTACCATATACGGGCGGGTGCCTTTATTTTACTACATCCTGCACTGGTACTTGCTGCACACCATTATGCTGGTTGTGGTTTTTTTGCAAGGTTACCAGTGGGCCGATTTAAAGTTCGGCGTTTTTCAGTTTGGGCGCCCTGAGCAGCCAAGCGGGGTGGGTTTAGGCGCTACCTACCTGATTTGGTTTAGCGTGGTCGTGGTGTTGTATCCGTTTTGTAACTGGTTTCAAAAGTACAAAGCCAGCCACCCGCAAAAGCAATGGCTGCGTTTTTTGTAA
- a CDS encoding MBL fold metallo-hydrolase, translated as MENTAGKTTPDKNHFAVAPGVTGIKIVFVNLFLVSNPDGSWVLVDAGLYGSAGKIKHIAEGLYGKGSKPTAIILTHGHFDHVGALKELAAEWQVPIYAHPLEMPYLTGLSAYPPPDPSVGGGAMAYMAWLYPKKPIDVTGQVQPLPSDGSVPGLTGWQWLHTPGHTAGHISLFRESDRTLIVGDAFSTREPESAIAVVTDKKEVHGPPAYYTSDWVAARNSVELLADLRPETVVGGHGMPMHGETMLFELDELVHYFDQLAVPAMGRYVNEPAITDERGVVKLPPPVNNPAVPKALITAGLVALAGMAAFAISRRKNQNHFLDTLDDKPSDYTTYSEETTNNYP; from the coding sequence ATGGAAAACACGGCAGGTAAAACCACCCCCGATAAAAATCATTTTGCGGTGGCGCCCGGAGTAACGGGAATTAAAATTGTGTTCGTTAATTTATTTTTAGTAAGTAACCCAGATGGCTCCTGGGTATTGGTAGATGCGGGTTTGTACGGTTCGGCGGGTAAAATAAAGCACATTGCCGAAGGTTTGTACGGTAAAGGTAGTAAGCCTACAGCCATTATACTCACGCATGGCCACTTCGACCACGTGGGGGCTTTAAAGGAACTGGCCGCTGAATGGCAAGTACCAATTTACGCACATCCCTTAGAGATGCCTTATTTAACCGGCTTATCGGCCTACCCCCCACCCGACCCAAGCGTAGGTGGCGGCGCGATGGCGTACATGGCCTGGCTATACCCTAAAAAACCAATTGACGTAACCGGGCAAGTACAACCTTTACCCAGCGATGGATCGGTGCCGGGTTTAACCGGTTGGCAGTGGCTGCATACCCCAGGCCACACGGCAGGCCACATTTCCTTGTTCCGCGAAAGCGACCGTACTTTAATTGTGGGCGATGCCTTTAGTACCCGCGAACCCGAATCAGCAATTGCGGTGGTAACGGATAAAAAAGAAGTACACGGCCCTCCGGCGTATTATACCAGCGATTGGGTTGCGGCCCGAAACTCAGTGGAACTCTTGGCAGATTTACGCCCGGAAACCGTAGTGGGTGGCCACGGCATGCCCATGCACGGCGAAACAATGTTGTTTGAACTCGATGAATTAGTACATTATTTTGATCAACTAGCTGTGCCCGCCATGGGTCGGTATGTAAACGAACCCGCCATTACCGATGAACGCGGCGTAGTAAAATTACCGCCGCCCGTTAATAACCCGGCGGTACCTAAAGCGTTAATAACCGCCGGTTTGGTTGCTTTAGCCGGTATGGCCGCTTTTGCCATTAGTCGGCGTAAAAACCAGAACCATTTCCTGGATACGCTCGACGACAAACCATCGGATTACACTACTTACTCCGAAGAAACCACCAATAATTATCCTTAA
- a CDS encoding PAS domain-containing sensor histidine kinase → MDCREEQIQALSPAFFSAIVENSSDLISVVDSSGTYKYVGQSIRRHLGYCPEELIGTNAYHYLHPHDISLVMQALAFATAEKSVQAAPFRFRNKNGEWRWLDCHFSNMLHDKNIKGIVTNSRDITEQRKAQLNEEKAQVYYKSLFQDYPDALILLDKSGRIVKANLLFYHMSGYSAEETIGAFYYKYIPEAFWPLASSAIQQVLKGEIKTLELQFFKKDGSLLDLQITGVPILLKGNLEGIQCVIKDITAKKKAEAQLELLSLVADKTTNGVIITDNYENIEWVNNSFTRLTGYTFEEVIGKKPGNFLTGSLTNPETMAQIQEKIRKAEPIAVEILNYKKNGEELWVAMEINPIFNEAGQPEKFVATQVDITSKKKAELEMRQLTKDLFDHNRDLKQFTYIVSHNLRAPVATALGLANLLTMVDKDHEVFDTSLKNLQITVEQLNTILKDLNAILSIRDNQNAAAKEKFSIEEVYQQAVANLQDSLNQHQGKVSFCLEGDCNLISKKAYLYSIFYNLLSNAIKYRSAERPLQIQVTYRNYPGSGTEIVVADNGSGLDLNKIGENIFKLYKRFHRNVEGRGMGLFLVKTHVEALGGHIGINSQVNEGTRFIINLP, encoded by the coding sequence ATGGATTGTAGAGAAGAACAAATACAAGCACTTAGCCCAGCTTTTTTCTCCGCTATCGTAGAGAACTCCAGTGATTTAATTTCGGTGGTGGATAGTTCCGGAACCTATAAGTACGTAGGGCAATCTATTCGGCGACACCTGGGGTATTGCCCCGAAGAGCTAATTGGTACCAACGCGTACCATTATTTACATCCGCATGATATTTCGTTAGTGATGCAAGCGTTGGCATTTGCTACAGCCGAAAAAAGTGTGCAAGCGGCTCCGTTCCGGTTTCGCAATAAAAATGGCGAGTGGCGTTGGCTGGATTGCCATTTCTCTAACATGCTGCATGATAAAAACATTAAAGGCATTGTAACTAATTCTCGGGACATAACCGAACAACGGAAAGCCCAGTTAAACGAAGAAAAAGCGCAGGTTTACTACAAATCCTTATTTCAAGACTATCCGGATGCTTTAATTTTACTCGATAAAAGTGGCCGGATTGTTAAGGCTAATCTTCTTTTTTATCATATGTCAGGCTATTCGGCTGAGGAAACTATTGGGGCGTTTTATTATAAATATATTCCGGAGGCTTTTTGGCCTTTGGCGTCTTCAGCTATCCAACAAGTACTTAAAGGCGAAATTAAAACCCTTGAACTGCAGTTTTTTAAAAAAGATGGCAGTCTGCTGGATTTGCAAATTACCGGAGTTCCAATTTTATTAAAAGGTAACCTGGAAGGTATCCAGTGTGTGATAAAAGATATAACCGCCAAGAAAAAAGCCGAAGCGCAGTTAGAACTGCTGTCGTTGGTAGCCGATAAAACCACCAACGGCGTTATTATTACAGATAATTACGAGAATATTGAATGGGTAAATAACAGCTTTACCCGACTCACCGGCTATACTTTTGAGGAAGTAATTGGCAAAAAGCCCGGGAATTTTCTTACGGGTTCTTTAACTAACCCCGAAACCATGGCGCAAATTCAGGAAAAAATAAGGAAGGCCGAACCGATTGCCGTGGAAATTTTAAATTATAAAAAAAATGGGGAAGAGTTGTGGGTAGCCATGGAAATAAATCCGATTTTTAACGAAGCCGGACAACCCGAAAAGTTTGTAGCCACCCAGGTAGATATTACCAGCAAAAAAAAGGCAGAGCTGGAAATGCGCCAGCTTACCAAAGACTTATTCGACCACAACCGCGATTTAAAGCAATTTACCTACATTGTATCGCACAACTTACGGGCTCCTGTTGCTACTGCCCTTGGTCTGGCCAACCTTTTAACCATGGTCGATAAAGACCATGAAGTATTTGATACTTCGTTAAAAAATCTACAAATAACGGTAGAGCAATTAAACACCATCTTAAAAGATTTAAACGCTATTTTATCTATCCGCGACAATCAAAACGCCGCTGCCAAAGAAAAATTTAGCATCGAAGAGGTGTACCAGCAAGCGGTAGCTAACCTGCAGGATTCGCTTAATCAACACCAAGGAAAAGTTTCGTTTTGTTTAGAAGGCGATTGTAACTTAATTTCTAAAAAAGCTTATTTGTATAGTATATTTTACAATTTGCTTTCCAATGCTATTAAATACCGGTCAGCCGAGCGCCCGCTGCAAATACAGGTTACTTACCGCAATTACCCAGGTTCTGGCACCGAAATAGTGGTAGCCGATAATGGCTCCGGGTTAGATTTAAATAAAATTGGCGAAAATATTTTTAAACTTTATAAAAGGTTTCACCGGAATGTAGAAGGCCGGGGCATGGGTTTATTTTTGGTTAAAACCCACGTAGAAGCTTTAGGCGGACACATCGGAATAAATAGTCAGGTAAATGAAGGAACCAGGTTTATCATAAACTTACCATAA